The Aminithiophilus ramosus genome contains a region encoding:
- the cobK gene encoding precorrin-6A reductase, whose product MKILLLGGNASARVLAEKLLAEGFDVTLSVASQEGLATVPPGAQVLVGRRDGPLWSRTLKEERFDVAVDGAHPFAVDARKTFREAASSHGLPWFALERSSLIPPRAHLAADVDGALEAALSLTEPGHVVFLALGVKILHRAVPVLKKAGRSVAARILPTRESLAKALDSGLEPTEIVALWGAPEADLERALLVRWKAACLLCKDSGVEGGIRAKAEATEALSIPLVVIGREEKGNGLDEETLLLELKRMKAEGQELREREE is encoded by the coding sequence ATGAAGATCCTCCTCTTGGGCGGGAATGCCTCGGCCCGGGTCCTGGCCGAGAAGCTTCTCGCCGAGGGATTCGACGTCACACTCTCCGTGGCCTCTCAAGAGGGACTGGCCACGGTACCGCCAGGCGCTCAGGTCCTCGTCGGCCGTCGAGACGGACCGCTCTGGAGCCGGACGCTGAAGGAGGAACGCTTCGACGTGGCCGTCGACGGCGCCCATCCCTTCGCCGTCGACGCCCGAAAGACCTTTCGCGAGGCCGCCTCCTCCCATGGCCTGCCCTGGTTCGCCCTGGAAAGATCGAGCCTGATCCCGCCGAGAGCCCATCTCGCCGCCGACGTCGACGGAGCTCTCGAAGCAGCGCTTTCTTTGACCGAACCGGGCCATGTCGTTTTTCTTGCCCTGGGCGTCAAGATCCTCCATCGGGCCGTGCCGGTCCTCAAAAAAGCGGGGCGATCCGTGGCGGCCCGCATCCTGCCGACGAGGGAAAGCCTCGCCAAGGCCCTCGATTCGGGCCTTGAGCCGACGGAAATCGTCGCCCTCTGGGGAGCGCCTGAGGCCGATCTCGAGAGAGCCCTTCTCGTCCGATGGAAAGCGGCCTGCCTCCTCTGCAAGGATTCGGGGGTCGAGGGCGGAATAAGGGCCAAAGCGGAGGCGACGGAGGCCCTCTCCATCCCTCTCGTCGTCATCGGCCGTGAGGAGAAGGGGAACGGTCTCGACGAAGAGACTCTGTTGCTGGAATTGAAACGGATGAAGGCGGAGGGGCAAGAGCTCCGCGAAAGGGAGGAATGA
- the cobA gene encoding uroporphyrinogen-III C-methyltransferase, giving the protein MTVHLVGAGCGTPALLTLAAKEILSRADHVVYDRLIHPDLLQLCSASCRFHPVGKRRDDHFLSQEGINGLLLSLGQGEGTVVRLKGGDPFLFGRGGEEALALQEGAVFWQAIPGLSAALAGGMVGLGPTQRGLARSLTVATGQTEEEALDGAFWSALAASPGTLALYMAVSLFPDIARSLQEGGLSPQTAAAAVTWAGWGRAKVWRGTLSGLAEAARRGEVRSPSILYVGAVTELPLRPSRGPLQGLQIACCRPAPQSWETARFLETFGADAYSLPLLRQEGLDVSVFRRSLPRADWIVLTSPRGVPLLKDAAEDLRRIRGRLAAIGKGTAEALRRQGLVADAVAAPETSQGLARLLSEVVVEGDRVLFLRNERGSDLAVEAARSQGAVVEECAAYRMVPAAVPAEELYREHWSDSPLDAVLFGSAALAEAWRDRFGPLAEGCRAVAWGRNCGEAVRDLFGLEPCVMETPHLHSLVETLRGAFDRG; this is encoded by the coding sequence ATGACGGTCCATCTCGTCGGAGCCGGCTGCGGCACGCCGGCCCTTCTCACTCTGGCGGCGAAGGAGATCCTGAGCCGGGCCGACCACGTCGTCTACGACCGGCTCATCCATCCCGACCTCCTTCAGCTCTGCTCCGCCTCGTGCCGATTCCACCCCGTGGGGAAGCGCCGCGACGACCACTTTCTCTCTCAGGAAGGCATCAACGGGCTCCTTCTCTCCCTCGGACAGGGGGAGGGGACGGTCGTCCGCCTCAAGGGAGGCGATCCCTTCCTCTTCGGCCGCGGCGGCGAGGAGGCCCTGGCCCTCCAGGAGGGAGCCGTCTTTTGGCAGGCCATCCCCGGCCTCTCGGCGGCCCTGGCCGGAGGCATGGTCGGCCTGGGACCGACTCAGAGAGGGCTGGCACGAAGCCTCACCGTCGCCACAGGCCAGACGGAGGAAGAGGCCCTCGACGGCGCCTTCTGGTCCGCTCTGGCCGCATCTCCGGGGACGTTGGCCCTTTACATGGCCGTCTCCCTCTTTCCCGATATCGCCCGTTCCCTCCAGGAAGGAGGCCTCTCCCCTCAGACGGCCGCCGCGGCCGTCACGTGGGCCGGGTGGGGGCGGGCCAAAGTCTGGCGGGGGACCCTCTCCGGCCTGGCCGAGGCGGCGAGAAGAGGCGAGGTCAGAAGTCCTTCCATCCTCTACGTGGGCGCCGTGACCGAACTTCCCCTGAGACCTTCGAGAGGGCCACTCCAGGGACTTCAGATCGCCTGCTGCCGTCCGGCCCCTCAGTCCTGGGAGACGGCCCGATTCCTGGAGACCTTCGGAGCCGACGCCTACAGCCTGCCTCTCCTGAGACAGGAGGGGCTCGATGTCTCCGTCTTCCGTCGCTCTCTGCCCCGGGCCGACTGGATCGTTCTCACCAGCCCCAGGGGGGTCCCCCTCCTCAAGGACGCGGCCGAGGACCTGCGCCGCATCCGAGGACGTCTGGCCGCCATCGGGAAGGGGACGGCCGAGGCCCTGAGGCGCCAGGGGCTCGTCGCCGACGCCGTGGCCGCGCCCGAGACCTCGCAGGGGCTGGCGCGACTCCTCTCTGAAGTCGTCGTCGAGGGCGATCGGGTCCTCTTCCTCCGCAACGAGCGGGGTTCGGACCTCGCCGTCGAGGCGGCCCGATCGCAAGGGGCCGTCGTCGAAGAGTGCGCGGCCTATCGCATGGTTCCCGCCGCCGTCCCCGCCGAGGAGCTCTATCGGGAACACTGGAGCGACTCGCCCCTCGACGCCGTCCTTTTCGGCAGCGCCGCCCTGGCCGAAGCCTGGAGGGATCGTTTCGGCCCCCTCGCCGAGGGCTGCAGGGCCGTCGCCTGGGGAAGGAACTGCGGCGAGGCCGTCCGCGATCTTTTCGGCCTCGAACCCTGCGTCATGGAGACCCCCCATCTTCATTCCCTTGTGGAGACTTTGAGAGGAGCTTTCGACCGTGGCTAA
- the cbiE gene encoding precorrin-6y C5,15-methyltransferase (decarboxylating) subunit CbiE has protein sequence MRETKGTVWCIALGPGSEEYVTPQARKAMERFDRFIGDGRFSSLLPPGAHLEPLPPLAELYARIEDLAEGEELALVVSGDTGFYSLASSLARRFGDKVIWIPGISSLQILACRMRRSWASLPAFSLHGRPFEGNLPEGEFVLLLGESLSVPDQIADVALRLAETRRAVLAWDLGLPSEKLTEGPLGDLARREPEGRLALLWVMP, from the coding sequence GTGAGGGAAACGAAGGGTACCGTCTGGTGCATCGCCCTGGGGCCGGGTTCGGAGGAGTACGTGACGCCTCAGGCCCGGAAGGCGATGGAACGCTTCGATCGCTTCATCGGCGACGGACGCTTCTCCTCCCTCCTCCCTCCGGGAGCCCATCTCGAGCCCCTTCCTCCTTTGGCCGAACTCTACGCCCGCATCGAGGACCTGGCCGAAGGAGAAGAACTGGCCCTCGTCGTCAGCGGCGATACGGGCTTCTACAGCCTCGCCTCTTCTCTGGCCCGACGTTTCGGCGACAAGGTGATCTGGATCCCCGGCATCTCGAGCCTTCAGATTCTCGCCTGCCGCATGAGACGGAGCTGGGCCTCCCTGCCGGCTTTCTCCCTTCACGGCCGGCCCTTCGAGGGGAACCTCCCCGAAGGAGAGTTCGTCCTCCTCCTCGGCGAATCCCTTTCCGTTCCGGACCAGATCGCCGACGTGGCCCTCCGACTGGCAGAAACGCGACGAGCCGTCCTCGCCTGGGACCTGGGCCTCCCCTCGGAGAAGCTCACGGAAGGCCCCCTTGGCGATCTGGCCCGACGGGAACCCGAAGGACGGCTGGCCCTGCTTTGGGTGATGCCATGA
- a CDS encoding NAD-binding protein yields the protein MRLLCLSFDHRSSSAALRADQAQFWAGTEPDGGLFFECLTLFTCNRFELFAVPGPLWESDAPSLPPEGHLLQGGDVVRHLLRLLLGLESLALGEEQIVGQFRRAYDEGKKGCGPVLHHLCQHGLSLASTLRSRYHPGRAPSTASLMVDRFEEKEGKSRRVLVIGCGRIGIETARILKGRGHDVTLVNRTESKGLEASVSLGLPLLPWSRLHEKAATAEALFVCTSSPQPLPDIPPRGFRGSLFDLGATPQVSPSAGRDLVNLDDMASERDRLLGDYGRLLLRLEGEAQEAAEKLWREMEDRRGDVYRRLALARARDVALSRAAKTARRQGWDEKVLEELAWSVVKGVLHPLLEDKGAHAGRAWKLLAREERE from the coding sequence ATGCGTCTTCTCTGTCTCTCCTTCGACCACCGAAGCTCTTCTGCGGCCCTGCGGGCCGATCAGGCCCAATTCTGGGCCGGGACGGAACCGGACGGCGGACTTTTTTTCGAATGCCTCACCCTTTTCACCTGCAACCGCTTCGAACTCTTCGCCGTCCCCGGCCCCCTCTGGGAGAGCGACGCCCCTTCTCTTCCCCCCGAGGGGCACCTCCTTCAGGGAGGCGACGTGGTCCGCCATCTTCTTCGCCTCCTTCTGGGCCTGGAGAGCCTGGCTCTGGGGGAGGAGCAGATCGTCGGCCAGTTCCGCCGAGCCTACGACGAGGGGAAAAAAGGCTGCGGCCCCGTCCTCCACCATCTCTGCCAGCACGGCCTGTCCCTGGCCTCGACGCTTCGAAGCCGCTACCATCCGGGGAGAGCTCCCTCGACGGCCTCTCTCATGGTGGACCGATTCGAGGAAAAAGAGGGGAAATCCCGTCGCGTTCTCGTCATTGGCTGCGGCCGGATCGGTATTGAGACGGCCCGCATACTCAAAGGACGGGGTCACGACGTAACGCTCGTCAACAGGACCGAATCGAAAGGCCTCGAGGCCTCGGTCTCCCTGGGACTTCCCCTGCTCCCCTGGTCCAGGCTTCACGAAAAGGCCGCCACGGCGGAGGCCCTCTTCGTCTGCACCTCTTCGCCCCAACCTCTGCCCGACATCCCCCCTCGGGGTTTTCGGGGAAGCCTCTTTGATCTCGGAGCCACGCCACAGGTCTCCCCCTCGGCAGGAAGAGATCTCGTCAATCTCGACGACATGGCCTCCGAGAGGGACCGCCTGCTTGGCGATTACGGTCGTCTCTTGCTCCGACTCGAAGGGGAGGCCCAGGAGGCGGCCGAGAAACTCTGGCGCGAAATGGAGGATAGACGAGGCGACGTCTATCGCCGTCTCGCCCTGGCCCGCGCCCGCGACGTGGCCCTTTCGAGGGCGGCGAAGACGGCCCGCCGTCAGGGCTGGGACGAGAAAGTCCTGGAGGAGCTGGCCTGGAGCGTCGTCAAAGGCGTCCTCCATCCCCTGTTGGAGGACAAGGGAGCTCACGCCGGAAGGGCCTGGAAACTTCTGGCACGGGAGGAGAGAGAATGA
- the cbiT gene encoding precorrin-6Y C5,15-methyltransferase (decarboxylating) subunit CbiT has product MTFALREDRLFRRLDAVPFTKGPIRALIVGLLAPLEGRRLIEVGSGSGGVTVTLAEALGPRGELWALEPSPEAFGLTKENLRRFGLADRVHLVAEAAPSGLTSLPAVDGAFIGGHGPHLESIVETLWEKLLPGGRLVLSALLLDTALAALKLFEERGPTEAWNVFPARGRKLGPSWAFLGENPICLVWCDKKPQKEEQP; this is encoded by the coding sequence ATGACCTTCGCCCTTCGCGAGGACCGTCTCTTCCGTCGCCTCGACGCCGTCCCCTTCACCAAGGGGCCGATACGGGCCCTCATCGTAGGCCTTCTGGCGCCTCTCGAAGGCCGGAGGCTCATCGAGGTGGGCAGCGGATCGGGAGGCGTCACCGTCACTCTGGCCGAGGCCCTCGGTCCCCGAGGGGAGCTCTGGGCTCTGGAGCCGTCGCCGGAGGCCTTCGGACTGACGAAAGAGAATCTCCGCCGTTTCGGCCTTGCCGACAGGGTCCATCTCGTCGCCGAGGCCGCTCCGTCGGGACTGACCTCCCTTCCGGCCGTCGACGGCGCCTTCATAGGAGGCCACGGCCCCCACCTGGAATCCATCGTCGAGACTCTCTGGGAGAAACTCCTCCCCGGCGGTCGTCTCGTCCTCTCGGCCCTTCTCCTCGATACGGCTCTGGCGGCCCTGAAGCTTTTCGAGGAACGGGGACCGACGGAGGCCTGGAACGTCTTCCCGGCACGAGGCAGAAAGCTCGGACCCTCCTGGGCCTTTCTGGGAGAGAATCCCATTTGCCTCGTCTGGTGCGACAAGAAACCCCAAAAGGAGGAACAGCCATGA
- the hemC gene encoding hydroxymethylbilane synthase produces the protein MKAHPTLLTRGSPLARRQTELVLEALCGFGHDGCCRVVHSCGDRDRMTPLSAFGGFGVFVKALEEALLAGEGDGAVHSLKDVPCDLAPGLELACHLPRGSARDLLVTADGLSLADLPPGARVGSSSLRRRAQLLRARPDLEISSLRGNVETRLRRVDEGDLDAIVLAEAGLQRLGLDRDGARPLPFITAPGQGIVVVEASPSSAWFEAFRSLDDRSTRLQALAERSFLAQVGLGCHLPLASEARWEGDRLVLTAEILSLDGVWTERESLSSAVVDDEGAVGLGRELWTRLASRPQMETLLAACRLPMEAGVRP, from the coding sequence ATGAAGGCTCATCCCACTCTTCTGACCCGGGGAAGTCCCCTGGCGCGACGCCAGACCGAGCTCGTCCTAGAGGCCCTCTGTGGCTTCGGCCACGACGGCTGCTGCCGCGTCGTCCACAGCTGCGGCGATCGGGACAGGATGACCCCCCTGAGCGCCTTCGGAGGCTTCGGCGTCTTCGTCAAAGCCCTTGAAGAGGCCCTCCTTGCCGGCGAAGGAGACGGTGCCGTTCATAGCCTGAAAGACGTTCCCTGCGACCTCGCGCCGGGACTCGAGCTGGCCTGTCATCTTCCCCGAGGATCGGCCCGGGATCTTCTCGTCACGGCCGACGGCCTCTCCCTGGCCGATCTGCCTCCCGGGGCCCGAGTCGGCTCGTCCAGCCTCCGTCGCAGGGCCCAGCTCCTGAGAGCCCGTCCCGACCTGGAGATTTCCAGCCTAAGAGGCAACGTCGAGACCCGTCTCCGCCGCGTCGACGAGGGCGATCTCGACGCCATCGTCCTGGCCGAGGCCGGCCTTCAGCGTCTCGGCCTCGACCGCGACGGCGCCCGTCCCTTACCCTTCATCACCGCTCCCGGCCAGGGCATCGTCGTCGTCGAGGCCTCCCCCTCGTCGGCCTGGTTCGAGGCCTTCCGCAGCCTCGACGACAGATCGACGCGCCTTCAGGCCCTGGCCGAACGTTCCTTCCTCGCCCAGGTCGGACTGGGCTGCCACCTCCCTCTGGCCTCGGAGGCCCGATGGGAGGGGGACCGTCTCGTCCTGACGGCCGAGATCCTCTCCCTCGACGGGGTCTGGACGGAGCGGGAGAGCCTAAGCTCTGCCGTCGTCGACGACGAGGGAGCCGTCGGGCTGGGACGGGAGCTCTGGACTCGTCTGGCCTCCCGCCCTCAGATGGAGACTCTCCTCGCGGCCTGCCGTCTTCCGATGGAAGCCGGTGTCCGCCCATGA
- the cobM gene encoding precorrin-4 C(11)-methyltransferase: MTRSVLFVGAGPGDRRLITVRGREVLEAADLVLYAGSLVSSDLLDWCRDDCRRVDSASLDLEAQVNLMAEAVEAGEKVVRLHTGDPSLYGAIAEQIALLRERAIDVALIPGVSSFQAAAARLGIEYTIPGGTQTVICSRRKGRTSVPDGESLDRLASIGSTLVLFLSSGQVRAVVDDLLAGGRDGTTPAACVYRATWPDERIVRTSLSDLPRAMEEASIVNHALIIVGDCLIAPGGRSRLYDGAFSHGFRRGGSPS, translated from the coding sequence ATGACGCGATCCGTTCTCTTCGTCGGCGCCGGCCCCGGCGACCGCCGTCTCATTACCGTCAGGGGCCGTGAGGTTCTGGAGGCGGCCGATCTCGTTCTCTACGCCGGGAGCCTCGTCTCTTCCGACCTGCTCGACTGGTGCCGCGACGATTGCCGCCGCGTCGACTCGGCCTCTCTTGATCTGGAGGCCCAGGTGAACCTCATGGCCGAGGCCGTCGAGGCGGGGGAAAAGGTCGTCCGCCTTCATACGGGAGACCCAAGCCTCTACGGTGCCATCGCCGAACAGATCGCCCTCCTCCGCGAAAGAGCGATCGACGTCGCTCTCATTCCCGGCGTGAGCAGCTTTCAGGCTGCCGCGGCGCGGCTGGGCATCGAGTACACGATTCCAGGCGGCACGCAGACCGTCATCTGCAGCCGCAGAAAGGGACGGACGTCCGTCCCCGACGGAGAATCGCTGGACCGCTTGGCCTCCATCGGGTCGACCCTGGTCCTCTTTCTCAGTTCCGGCCAGGTCAGGGCCGTCGTCGACGACCTGCTGGCGGGGGGAAGGGACGGAACCACGCCGGCCGCCTGCGTCTATCGGGCAACCTGGCCCGACGAGCGCATCGTCCGCACCTCTCTCTCCGACCTGCCCCGGGCCATGGAGGAGGCCTCCATCGTCAACCACGCCCTCATCATCGTCGGCGACTGCCTCATAGCCCCCGGGGGGCGGAGCCGCCTCTACGACGGAGCCTTCTCCCACGGTTTCCGCCGAGGAGGATCCCCCTCATGA
- the cbiD gene encoding cobalt-precorrin-5B (C(1))-methyltransferase CbiD has protein sequence MTTPLRYGFTTGTAATAAALGALLWLRGEGRGAVDVLLPDGTSLRLPLAGVRRTEEGAEAWVVKDGGDDPDVTSGLPVVASVRYADEGLTLVAGEGVGKATRPGLPVAVGEAAINPGPRELLRRHLLPLLPAGRGLEVTLSIPGGNEAAKRTFNPRLGIEGGLSILGTRGLVVPMSDEALVATIHSELSVRAAEGLRSLCLVPGNYGRSLARGLSIADERIVTVSNYVGFALEKVRDLPLEELLVVGQVGKLMKVAGGSLHTHSRYSDGRRETFAALAAAEGATATEVRDILEANTLDEAVTTTRDRPWSEATLMRGATKAAKVMSLVAPAVRTVAVVLFTLPDTVVASTATEDLIRRMGDRP, from the coding sequence ATGACGACGCCTCTCCGCTACGGTTTCACGACGGGAACGGCGGCGACGGCGGCGGCCCTCGGCGCCCTTCTCTGGCTCCGAGGCGAGGGAAGAGGTGCCGTCGACGTTCTCCTCCCTGACGGCACCTCTCTCCGCCTGCCTCTGGCCGGCGTCCGCCGGACCGAAGAAGGAGCCGAAGCCTGGGTCGTCAAAGACGGCGGAGACGATCCGGACGTCACTTCGGGACTCCCTGTCGTCGCCTCCGTGCGCTATGCCGACGAGGGCCTGACCCTCGTCGCCGGAGAGGGCGTGGGAAAGGCGACACGCCCGGGCCTTCCCGTCGCCGTAGGCGAGGCGGCCATCAACCCCGGACCTCGGGAACTGCTCCGTCGTCATCTCCTCCCCCTTCTCCCTGCAGGACGGGGTCTCGAAGTAACCCTCTCCATCCCCGGAGGCAACGAGGCGGCCAAAAGGACCTTCAACCCCCGTCTGGGCATCGAGGGAGGACTTTCCATCCTAGGAACCCGGGGTCTCGTCGTCCCCATGAGCGACGAGGCCCTGGTGGCGACGATCCACAGCGAACTCTCCGTTCGGGCCGCAGAAGGTCTCCGAAGCCTCTGCCTCGTTCCCGGCAACTACGGCCGCAGCCTCGCCAGGGGGCTGTCCATCGCCGACGAGAGGATCGTCACGGTGAGCAACTACGTGGGCTTCGCCCTGGAAAAGGTGCGAGATCTCCCCCTCGAAGAACTCCTCGTCGTCGGCCAGGTGGGCAAGCTCATGAAGGTGGCCGGAGGTTCTCTCCACACCCACAGCCGTTACAGCGACGGAAGGAGGGAGACCTTCGCGGCTCTGGCCGCCGCCGAGGGAGCGACAGCGACGGAGGTGCGGGACATCCTCGAGGCCAACACCCTGGACGAGGCCGTGACGACGACTCGGGATCGCCCCTGGTCCGAGGCCACCCTGATGCGAGGAGCCACCAAGGCCGCAAAAGTCATGAGCCTCGTCGCTCCCGCCGTCCGGACGGTGGCCGTCGTCCTTTTCACCCTGCCCGATACCGTCGTCGCCTCGACGGCGACGGAGGATTTGATTCGGAGAATGGGGGATCGACCGTGA
- a CDS encoding precorrin-2 dehydrogenase/sirohydrochlorin ferrochelatase family protein: MKGPYGLLVALRNDEPLLVVGGGPLAERKMATLLGAGCRPHLVAPVLTESLLADHDRGAFDWEPREATREDFRAFRLVLLALPPGETEKLLPWAREARCLVNCASSAEKGDWALLAQFDSGSCRVGVGSGGYDPALAAGKKELICRFLTDREVKP; the protein is encoded by the coding sequence ATGAAGGGCCCCTACGGACTTCTTGTCGCCCTGCGAAACGACGAGCCCCTCCTCGTCGTCGGAGGCGGTCCCCTGGCGGAACGGAAGATGGCGACCCTTCTCGGGGCGGGCTGTCGCCCTCATCTCGTCGCCCCCGTCCTGACCGAATCGCTCCTTGCCGATCATGACCGGGGCGCCTTCGACTGGGAGCCCCGGGAGGCGACGCGAGAGGACTTCCGGGCCTTCCGCCTCGTCCTTCTGGCCCTGCCGCCAGGGGAGACGGAGAAACTTCTTCCCTGGGCCAGGGAGGCCCGATGCCTCGTCAACTGCGCCTCCTCCGCCGAGAAGGGCGACTGGGCCCTTCTGGCCCAGTTCGACAGCGGCTCCTGCCGCGTCGGAGTGGGCTCGGGAGGATACGATCCGGCCCTGGCGGCCGGGAAGAAAGAGCTAATCTGCCGTTTTCTGACGGACCGAGAGGTGAAACCATGA
- a CDS encoding precorrin-2 C(20)-methyltransferase: protein MTVKLIAVGVGPGDPELITLKALRRLREAELVLVPLSRKGRSSVAQEIVSAHLDIDMLPFVFPMDGDDQVRTKAIADQIETLRPLWQGRETIALPVIGDAALYATAAYLYDVWKGIEPDLSLELIPGVSAHSLAASRVGAFLALGEDRLALLPGTGDLEGLTAALAACDVAALYKASALKEHLPSLVERTGPWKRMVRVERAGLADERILEGPAAAEATGEYLSTLLLWR from the coding sequence ATGACCGTGAAACTCATCGCCGTCGGCGTCGGCCCCGGAGACCCCGAGCTGATAACCCTCAAAGCCCTGAGGCGTCTCCGAGAGGCCGAGCTCGTCCTCGTCCCCCTCTCCCGCAAGGGACGATCCAGCGTGGCCCAGGAGATCGTCTCGGCCCATCTCGACATCGACATGCTGCCTTTCGTCTTCCCCATGGACGGAGACGACCAGGTCCGGACGAAAGCCATAGCCGATCAGATCGAGACGCTGCGCCCTCTCTGGCAGGGCAGAGAAACGATCGCCCTCCCCGTCATCGGCGACGCAGCCCTCTACGCGACGGCAGCCTATCTCTACGACGTCTGGAAAGGGATCGAGCCGGACCTCTCTCTCGAACTGATCCCCGGCGTCTCGGCCCACTCCCTGGCAGCCTCCAGGGTCGGAGCCTTCCTGGCCCTGGGAGAGGACCGCCTGGCCCTTCTGCCGGGCACGGGCGACCTGGAAGGGCTGACGGCGGCTCTGGCCGCCTGCGACGTGGCGGCCCTCTACAAGGCATCGGCCCTGAAGGAACACCTTCCCTCTCTCGTCGAGAGGACGGGCCCCTGGAAAAGGATGGTCCGCGTCGAGAGGGCCGGGTTGGCCGACGAACGCATCCTTGAAGGCCCTGCCGCAGCAGAGGCCACGGGGGAATATCTTTCGACGCTCCTTCTTTGGCGATGA
- a CDS encoding cobalamin biosynthesis protein produces MTTKPLYVLFFSDRGEERASLLSRKLGALLLRPKGHLTETLSRHWSGAGAFIAVGAAAILIRGAAPLLSDKAADPALIVVPEDGAFVLPLLGSHLAGGLDLARRCAQILDAPCLPTTATDRRNVTAPDLFASRLGWPLLGKRALTELNGRLADGGKLSCFVDPDLDGLPPLPWGYSLVETADKAQLLISWKKISLSAAQCQIVPPLITAGMGCRPGTTGEALLEALEKGLETLGLRREALCRVATIDRRASDSSFAAGTASWGLSLVTLTGEEIGAVEGVFSPSAARRHLGLPGVAEPCAARFGRLLAPRSTFGGITVAFAAARPVFQGKLAVVGTGPGNGRFLTAEARDVLEGAQVLVGYGPYLDRLPQALKERKEIRRFTMGEEEERVRLALDLSRKGYDTALVSGGDPVLFGMAGLVLNLAGDKEIRIVPGISAVQAAAALLGAPYTNGLSCISLSDYLQPWPDVIRALEGAAAGGLAVALYNPVRRGLEEKLAEVARIFADRVFLVAVRNVGRDDESLRSIPLEELHADVIDMTTLLFLPPRGAQWRGNRLIDSRGYGAEGEKK; encoded by the coding sequence ATGACGACAAAACCCCTCTACGTCCTTTTTTTCAGCGACAGAGGGGAAGAGAGGGCCTCTCTCCTATCCCGGAAATTGGGGGCCCTTCTCCTCCGCCCGAAGGGGCACCTCACGGAGACGCTCTCCCGACATTGGTCCGGCGCCGGAGCCTTCATCGCCGTCGGAGCGGCGGCCATCCTCATCCGAGGCGCCGCCCCTCTTCTGAGCGATAAGGCGGCCGATCCGGCCCTCATCGTCGTCCCCGAAGACGGGGCCTTCGTCCTTCCCCTCCTGGGGAGTCACCTCGCAGGGGGACTCGATCTGGCCCGACGGTGCGCCCAGATCCTCGACGCGCCCTGTCTCCCGACGACGGCCACGGACCGCAGAAACGTCACGGCTCCCGATCTTTTCGCCTCCCGCCTCGGCTGGCCTCTCCTGGGGAAAAGGGCCCTGACGGAGCTCAACGGTCGGTTGGCCGACGGCGGGAAGCTCTCCTGTTTCGTCGACCCCGACCTGGACGGTCTTCCGCCTCTCCCCTGGGGATACAGCCTCGTCGAGACCGCCGATAAGGCTCAGCTTCTCATCTCCTGGAAAAAGATCTCCCTCTCGGCCGCCCAATGCCAGATCGTCCCCCCTCTGATAACGGCGGGAATGGGCTGCCGTCCCGGAACGACGGGAGAAGCCCTTCTGGAGGCCCTCGAAAAGGGGCTGGAGACTCTTGGCCTCCGCAGGGAAGCTCTCTGCCGGGTGGCGACGATCGACAGAAGAGCGTCCGACTCCTCCTTCGCCGCCGGCACCGCCTCCTGGGGGCTATCCCTCGTCACCCTCACGGGAGAGGAGATCGGAGCCGTCGAGGGCGTCTTCTCGCCGAGCGCCGCCAGACGCCATCTCGGCCTTCCCGGCGTGGCCGAACCCTGCGCCGCCCGCTTCGGCCGCCTTCTGGCGCCCCGTTCGACCTTCGGAGGCATCACCGTCGCCTTCGCCGCGGCGCGTCCCGTCTTTCAGGGAAAACTCGCCGTCGTCGGGACAGGGCCGGGCAACGGCCGATTCCTGACCGCCGAGGCCCGGGACGTTCTCGAAGGGGCCCAGGTCCTCGTCGGCTACGGGCCCTACCTCGACCGTCTCCCCCAGGCCCTCAAAGAGAGGAAAGAGATCCGTCGTTTCACCATGGGAGAGGAGGAGGAACGGGTCCGCCTCGCCCTCGATCTGAGCCGAAAGGGCTACGACACGGCCCTCGTCTCGGGAGGCGATCCCGTCCTCTTCGGCATGGCCGGTCTGGTCCTCAACCTCGCCGGAGACAAAGAAATCCGTATCGTTCCGGGCATCTCCGCCGTCCAGGCCGCAGCCGCCCTTCTCGGCGCTCCCTACACGAACGGCCTGAGCTGCATCTCCCTGTCGGACTACCTCCAGCCCTGGCCCGACGTGATCCGTGCCCTGGAAGGGGCCGCCGCGGGAGGATTGGCCGTGGCCCTCTACAACCCCGTACGGCGAGGCCTGGAGGAAAAATTGGCCGAAGTGGCGCGCATTTTCGCCGACAGGGTCTTTCTCGTCGCCGTCCGCAACGTCGGCCGCGACGACGAATCGCTCCGCTCCATCCCCTTGGAAGAGCTCCATGCCGATGTCATCGACATGACGACCCTCCTCTTCCTCCCGCCTCGGGGCGCCCAATGGAGAGGGAATCGCCTCATCGACAGCCGAGGCTACGGCGCCGAAGGAGAAAAAAAATGA